Proteins from a genomic interval of Synechococcus sp. A15-28:
- a CDS encoding circadian clock protein KaiA, translating into MARPGLTIALLLTTPALVDACRQWLPETRYHSLDLSRLDQGEEPIDLVGTLAAQQEEIDAVVVEQQLLDATSREQLLGRGLLFPAVVVGEVKGHVDYHSEELHLADDQLAQLGYTVDAAISRFLRQGRADGRSDDAGLASVDKLSRRLQERLGYLGVFYKRDPSRFLGSLPAEERQELLESLQRTYRDLLISYFSDPAASNQALESFVNTAFFSDLPITRTVEIHVDQIDEFWKQLRLEGHKSDFLQDYRLALLDVMAHLCEMYRRSIPPDIPLTGLASGRHRREADLPDAPEVSS; encoded by the coding sequence ATGGCCAGGCCGGGCCTCACGATCGCCTTATTGCTCACGACACCAGCTCTGGTGGATGCCTGCAGACAGTGGTTGCCGGAGACGCGTTACCACTCCCTTGATTTGAGTCGCCTTGACCAGGGGGAGGAGCCGATTGATCTTGTCGGCACCCTGGCGGCTCAGCAGGAGGAGATCGACGCGGTGGTGGTGGAGCAGCAGCTGCTGGATGCCACCAGCCGCGAGCAGTTGCTCGGCCGGGGGCTGTTGTTCCCCGCCGTAGTGGTGGGTGAGGTGAAGGGCCATGTGGACTACCACTCCGAGGAGCTGCACCTCGCTGACGATCAGCTGGCCCAGCTGGGATACACCGTTGATGCCGCCATCTCACGCTTCCTGCGCCAGGGACGTGCCGACGGGCGCTCGGATGACGCTGGGCTGGCATCCGTGGACAAGTTGTCCCGCCGCCTGCAGGAACGGCTCGGCTACCTCGGGGTCTTCTACAAGCGCGATCCTTCCCGGTTCCTCGGCAGCCTTCCCGCCGAGGAACGTCAGGAACTGCTGGAGTCGTTGCAGCGCACGTATCGCGATCTGCTGATCAGTTATTTCAGCGACCCAGCAGCGTCAAACCAGGCCTTGGAGAGTTTCGTCAACACCGCCTTTTTCAGTGATCTGCCGATCACCAGAACCGTTGAAATCCACGTGGATCAGATCGATGAGTTCTGGAAGCAGCTGCGGCTGGAAGGGCATAAAAGCGATTTTCTTCAGGATTACCGCCTTGCGCTTCTCGATGTGATGGCCCATCTGTGTGAGATGTATCGGCGCTCCATCCCGCCGGACATCCCTCTCACCGGTTTGGCTTCCGGCCGACACCGAAGGGAGGCTGATTTGCCGGATGCCCCTGAGGTGTCGTCATGA
- the rplU gene encoding 50S ribosomal protein L21 — translation MADTKTAKASTDAEEATAKAPAAAASSSEGYAIVEASGTQMWVQANRYYDVDRLHAEVDDTIKLENVLLVKDSKGTTLGQPFVKDATVTLKVMAHRRGPKVIVYKMRPKKKTRRKNGHRQELTRVMVESIAVGGKAIS, via the coding sequence ATGGCAGACACCAAAACCGCCAAAGCCAGCACCGACGCTGAGGAAGCGACGGCAAAAGCACCAGCAGCCGCTGCCTCGTCATCCGAGGGCTACGCCATCGTCGAAGCCTCCGGCACCCAGATGTGGGTTCAGGCCAACCGCTATTACGACGTGGATCGCCTACACGCTGAGGTTGATGACACCATCAAGCTCGAAAACGTTCTGCTGGTGAAGGATTCCAAGGGCACCACCCTCGGACAGCCCTTCGTCAAAGACGCCACCGTGACCCTGAAGGTGATGGCTCACCGCCGTGGCCCCAAGGTGATCGTGTACAAAATGCGCCCGAAAAAGAAGACGCGGCGCAAGAATGGTCACCGTCAGGAACTCACCCGGGTGATGGTTGAATCCATCGCCGTGGGCGGCAAAGCCATCAGCTGA
- a CDS encoding glucosamine-6-phosphate deaminase yields the protein MPSFSIVDDPPRSAEVLCTRLVDQLERSLRQILQNPAASRPLGLATGRTMEPLYAALVERLLRWPSPDLAALRRSWCSFNLDEYLGLPAGDPRSYRTFMDDRLGRPLALPAGALQLPDGQAADGDAAAVAFRAALQAKGGIGVQLLGLGSNGHLGFNEPPCGREQACRVVELSEATRRQNAGLFGGDPAAVPPWAITLGLKEILAAEQIHLVVTGRGKAPILGRLLAMDQPDPAVPASWLLEHPQVSLWADADALSLSLA from the coding sequence TTGCCCTCTTTCTCCATCGTTGACGATCCGCCGCGTTCGGCTGAGGTGTTGTGCACCAGGCTGGTGGACCAGCTGGAGCGATCCCTCCGTCAGATCCTTCAGAACCCGGCGGCCAGCCGCCCCCTGGGTCTGGCCACCGGGCGCACGATGGAGCCGCTTTACGCCGCCCTGGTGGAGCGCCTGCTGCGCTGGCCATCGCCCGATCTCGCGGCGCTTCGGCGCAGCTGGTGCAGCTTCAACCTGGACGAGTACCTGGGGCTGCCAGCCGGCGATCCGCGCAGTTACCGGACCTTCATGGACGATCGGCTGGGGCGGCCCCTGGCGTTGCCGGCGGGGGCCTTGCAGCTGCCCGATGGGCAGGCGGCCGATGGGGATGCTGCCGCTGTGGCGTTCCGCGCTGCCCTGCAGGCCAAGGGAGGAATCGGTGTGCAGCTGCTGGGTCTGGGCAGCAACGGCCATTTGGGCTTCAACGAGCCCCCCTGCGGTCGTGAGCAGGCCTGCCGGGTGGTGGAGCTCTCAGAGGCGACGCGACGCCAGAACGCCGGCTTGTTCGGAGGTGACCCCGCGGCGGTGCCGCCCTGGGCCATCACCCTGGGGCTGAAGGAGATCCTGGCGGCTGAGCAGATCCACCTGGTGGTGACCGGTCGCGGCAAAGCCCCCATCCTTGGCCGCCTGTTGGCCATGGATCAGCCCGATCCCGCCGTGCCGGCCAGCTGGTTGCTGGAGCACCCCCAGGTCAGTCTCTGGGCCGATGCGGACGCCCTGTCGCTCTCCTTAGCTTGA
- the kaiB gene encoding circadian clock protein KaiB — translation MSPRKTYILKLYVAGNTPNSMRALKTLRNILETEFRGVYALKVIDVLKNPQLAEEDKILATPTLAKILPPPVRRIIGDLSDRERVLIGLDLLYDELADNAFGSGYLDAVDEENDTSTTESTSDS, via the coding sequence ATGAGCCCACGCAAGACCTACATCCTCAAGCTGTACGTCGCCGGCAACACGCCGAATTCGATGCGGGCCCTCAAAACGCTGCGCAACATCCTCGAAACCGAGTTCCGAGGCGTCTATGCCCTGAAGGTGATTGACGTGCTCAAAAACCCTCAGCTCGCGGAAGAGGACAAGATCCTGGCGACCCCCACGCTTGCGAAGATCCTGCCTCCACCGGTGCGACGCATCATTGGCGATCTGTCCGATCGTGAGCGGGTGCTGATCGGTCTCGATCTTCTGTACGACGAGCTGGCCGACAACGCCTTCGGTTCCGGCTATCTGGATGCGGTGGATGAGGAGAACGACACGTCGACGACGGAATCGACATCGGATTCTTAA
- a CDS encoding class I SAM-dependent methyltransferase, protein MPQLRSSREVDVSSFLEDGLAVKQHLQRYLDLSSEELERRLPSSTDDLADLHPGAFRPEDATTFYEDTVGTGHLLELAAWHLSSADYIADTLRLQGMTARGQVLDFGGGIGTHALSAAALPQVDHVWFVDLNPHNQAFVEQRAAALGLSEKLSLHRDLESTGAVRFDTVVCLDVLEHLPDPSTQLMAFHQRMASDATALLNWYFFKGHDGEYPFHFDDPTLVDQFFTTLQGRFLEVFHPLLITARLYRPI, encoded by the coding sequence ATGCCCCAGCTCCGCAGCAGCCGTGAGGTGGATGTGTCCTCGTTCCTGGAGGACGGCCTGGCCGTGAAGCAGCACCTGCAGCGCTACCTGGATCTCTCGTCCGAGGAGCTGGAGCGGCGATTGCCCAGCAGCACGGACGACCTGGCGGATCTGCATCCGGGAGCCTTCCGGCCGGAGGACGCCACGACCTTCTATGAGGACACGGTGGGGACGGGCCATCTGCTGGAGCTGGCGGCCTGGCACCTCAGCAGTGCGGATTACATCGCCGACACCCTGCGGCTGCAGGGGATGACCGCCCGGGGGCAGGTGCTGGACTTCGGTGGCGGCATCGGCACCCATGCCCTCTCGGCAGCGGCCTTACCCCAGGTGGATCACGTCTGGTTCGTGGACCTCAACCCCCACAACCAGGCCTTTGTCGAGCAACGGGCGGCCGCTCTTGGGCTCTCCGAGAAGCTCTCGTTGCATCGGGATCTGGAGTCCACCGGCGCGGTGCGCTTCGACACGGTGGTCTGCCTTGATGTGCTGGAACATCTGCCTGATCCGTCTACGCAACTGATGGCGTTTCATCAGCGCATGGCATCCGATGCCACCGCCTTGCTGAACTGGTACTTCTTCAAGGGTCACGACGGCGAATATCCCTTCCATTTCGATGATCCGACGCTGGTGGATCAGTTCTTCACAACCCTGCAGGGACGTTTCCTTGAGGTGTTTCACCCATTGCTGATCACCGCTCGCCTCTATCGGCCGATCTGA
- a CDS encoding YebC/PmpR family DNA-binding transcriptional regulator has translation MAGHSKWSQIKRTKAVVDAKRGAVFTRLGREIMVAARDGADPSGNFQLRTAISKAKAAGVPAANIERAIAKGSGQGGDGTQLEEVRYEGYGPAGMAVLVEALTDNRNRTAADLRLAFSKNGGNLGESGCVAYLFTHRSEVSIQATAADEERLLESLLELDADGYELLQDGSALVHGPFTSLEALQDGLHQQGWTVREWGHSWSALSSVEISDIDTARQCLKLLDALDGLDDVRSVSANLDFDQNLDLEAS, from the coding sequence ATGGCCGGCCACAGCAAATGGTCCCAGATCAAACGCACCAAGGCCGTCGTTGACGCGAAGCGCGGGGCTGTGTTCACCCGCCTCGGCCGCGAGATCATGGTGGCGGCAAGGGATGGGGCGGACCCATCCGGCAACTTTCAGCTGCGCACGGCGATCAGCAAGGCCAAGGCTGCCGGGGTTCCAGCCGCCAACATCGAGCGAGCCATCGCCAAGGGCTCCGGCCAGGGGGGTGATGGCACCCAACTGGAGGAGGTGCGTTACGAGGGCTATGGCCCGGCCGGCATGGCCGTGCTGGTGGAGGCCCTCACGGACAACCGCAATCGAACGGCTGCTGATCTGCGACTGGCCTTCAGCAAGAACGGCGGCAACCTCGGGGAAAGCGGCTGCGTCGCTTATCTGTTCACCCACCGCAGCGAAGTGAGCATCCAGGCCACGGCTGCCGATGAGGAACGGCTGCTGGAAAGCCTGCTGGAGCTCGACGCCGATGGCTATGAACTGCTGCAGGACGGCTCGGCGCTGGTGCATGGCCCCTTCACCAGCCTGGAGGCCCTGCAGGACGGCCTGCATCAACAGGGCTGGACCGTGCGGGAGTGGGGCCACAGCTGGTCAGCCCTGAGCAGCGTGGAGATCAGCGACATCGACACCGCACGCCAGTGCCTCAAATTGCTGGATGCCCTCGATGGCCTGGACGACGTCCGCAGCGTCAGCGCCAACCTCGACTTCGACCAGAATCTGGACCTGGAAGCTTCATAG
- a CDS encoding SpoIID/LytB domain-containing protein, producing the protein MGCAVVSAVAPPPAVPLGREPQMRVLVQEGPRLALRADGNQLFQVRGLPGGTRTLRRLVLSLRGGALLAELDGEQQRLPASSLLQVRSSDPRGIWLAQRRYRGELRLSGRGGQLRAVNALGIESYLMSVVGSEMPHKWPLAALQAQAVAARTYALQQRSRGGGWDLKATVASQVYLGVESETPRTRQAVASTRSLVLVHGGKLINAVFHSSSGGVTEASGMVWRNQLPYLVSVPDHDQHSPMHRWQERFDLEGLRQRLPETGGVNAVDVLSRSASGRVRQARLRGPRGSLLLSGADLRRRLGLKSTLVNFQMVPAMAPPEPVPALRATPVQGASRIAQITASVSRPSPALLGGLGRERRQALPGWQLLVTGQGHGHGVGMSQWGANGLARQGADFRTILRHYYRGAEVMPYQPHHDGSVAQTWPSAPAWRG; encoded by the coding sequence ATGGGCTGTGCTGTCGTCAGCGCTGTCGCTCCGCCACCTGCTGTGCCCCTGGGCCGTGAACCGCAGATGCGCGTGCTGGTGCAGGAGGGGCCGCGCCTGGCCCTGCGGGCCGATGGCAACCAGCTGTTTCAGGTGCGGGGTCTGCCGGGGGGCACCCGCACGTTGCGTCGCCTGGTGCTGAGCCTGCGCGGTGGGGCGCTGTTGGCGGAACTGGATGGCGAGCAGCAACGACTCCCGGCCAGCAGTCTTCTTCAGGTGCGATCCAGTGACCCTCGGGGCATCTGGCTGGCACAGCGCCGTTACCGAGGTGAGCTGCGCCTCAGTGGCCGCGGCGGCCAGCTCCGGGCCGTGAACGCCCTCGGCATCGAGTCCTACCTGATGAGCGTGGTGGGCAGTGAGATGCCCCATAAGTGGCCACTGGCTGCTCTGCAGGCGCAGGCCGTGGCCGCACGCACCTATGCCCTTCAGCAACGCAGTCGAGGCGGTGGCTGGGATCTGAAGGCCACCGTCGCCAGCCAGGTGTACCTGGGTGTTGAGTCCGAAACCCCGCGCACCCGTCAGGCCGTGGCCAGCACCCGCTCCCTGGTGTTGGTGCACGGCGGCAAGTTGATCAATGCGGTCTTCCACAGCAGCTCCGGTGGTGTCACCGAGGCCAGCGGCATGGTCTGGCGCAACCAGCTCCCCTATCTGGTGAGCGTGCCGGATCACGACCAGCACAGTCCGATGCATCGCTGGCAGGAGCGGTTCGACCTGGAGGGTCTGCGCCAGCGGCTGCCGGAAACCGGTGGTGTGAATGCGGTTGATGTCCTGAGCCGCAGTGCCAGTGGACGGGTGCGGCAGGCGCGGCTGCGGGGGCCGCGGGGGTCGCTGCTGCTGAGCGGCGCCGATCTTCGCCGCCGTCTGGGCCTCAAGAGCACCTTGGTGAACTTTCAGATGGTTCCGGCCATGGCACCGCCGGAACCGGTTCCGGCCCTCAGGGCAACGCCGGTCCAGGGCGCCTCCAGGATTGCCCAGATCACGGCGTCGGTGTCACGCCCAAGCCCGGCTCTGCTGGGGGGGCTGGGCCGCGAGCGCCGGCAAGCGCTGCCGGGGTGGCAACTGCTGGTGACGGGGCAAGGCCATGGCCATGGCGTGGGCATGAGCCAGTGGGGGGCCAATGGCCTGGCCAGGCAGGGCGCTGATTTCCGCACGATCCTTCGCCATTACTACCGGGGGGCTGAGGTGATGCCCTACCAACCCCATCACGACGGTTCAGTGGCGCAGACCTGGCCATCGGCGCCAGCTTGGAGGGGTTGA
- a CDS encoding Nif11 family protein, translating into MSMKQLETFMSRVQSNDNIRAEVQRCGKDNSCVVKVAARHGHKFSPASLSRWQKDHD; encoded by the coding sequence ATGTCGATGAAGCAGCTGGAAACGTTCATGTCCCGCGTCCAGAGCAACGACAACATCCGAGCTGAGGTGCAGCGTTGCGGCAAGGACAACTCCTGTGTGGTGAAAGTGGCCGCCCGCCACGGCCACAAGTTCTCCCCCGCCAGCCTCAGCCGCTGGCAGAAGGACCACGACTGA
- the kaiC gene encoding circadian clock protein KaiC, with protein MQFPPTSGSTQMQVQKLPTGIEGFDDVCQGGLPIGRSTLISGTSGTGKTVFSLHFLHNGIKHFDEPGIFVTFEESPLDILRNAASFGWNLLEMVEQDKLFILDASPDPDGQDVAGSFDLSGLIERINYAIRKYKAKRVAIDSITAVFQQYDAVFVVRREIFRLIARLKEIGVTTVMTTERIDEYGPIARYGVEEFVSDNVVILRNVLEGERRRRTVEILKLRGTTHMKGEFPFTMGTHGISIFPLGAMRLTQRSSNVRVSSGVPRLDDMCGGGFFKDSIILATGATGTGKTLLVSKFIEDACRNKERAILFAYEESRAQLLRNGTSWGIDFEQMEQDGWLKIICAYPESTGLEDHLQIIKTEISQFKPSRMAIDSLSALARGVSHNAFRQFVIGVTGYAKQEEIAGFFTNTSEEFMGSHSITDSHISTITDTILLLQYVEIRGEMARALNVFKMRGSWHDKGIREFVITGNGPQIKDSFSNFERIISGVPHRVTTDERSELSRIARGVSSDD; from the coding sequence ATGCAGTTTCCCCCAACCAGCGGCTCGACTCAGATGCAGGTGCAGAAGCTCCCCACCGGCATCGAGGGCTTTGATGATGTCTGCCAGGGCGGCCTGCCGATCGGGCGCAGCACCCTGATCAGCGGAACCTCCGGCACCGGCAAGACGGTGTTCTCGCTGCACTTCCTCCATAACGGCATCAAGCACTTCGATGAGCCGGGCATCTTCGTCACCTTCGAGGAGTCGCCGCTCGACATCCTGCGCAATGCCGCCAGCTTCGGCTGGAACCTGCTGGAGATGGTGGAACAGGACAAGCTGTTCATCCTTGACGCATCACCGGATCCCGATGGCCAGGATGTGGCCGGCAGTTTCGATCTCTCCGGCCTGATCGAGCGGATCAATTACGCCATCCGCAAGTACAAGGCCAAGCGGGTGGCGATCGACTCGATCACGGCGGTGTTTCAGCAGTACGACGCGGTGTTCGTTGTCCGACGGGAGATCTTCCGGCTGATCGCTCGGCTGAAGGAGATCGGCGTCACCACGGTGATGACAACCGAACGCATCGATGAGTACGGACCGATTGCGCGCTACGGGGTCGAGGAGTTCGTCTCCGACAACGTGGTGATCCTGCGCAACGTGTTGGAGGGTGAGCGCCGTCGCCGCACGGTGGAGATCCTCAAGCTGCGGGGCACCACTCATATGAAGGGGGAATTCCCCTTCACCATGGGCACCCACGGCATCAGCATCTTCCCGCTGGGGGCCATGCGTCTCACCCAGCGCTCCTCCAATGTTCGGGTGAGCTCCGGTGTGCCGCGGCTGGACGACATGTGCGGCGGTGGTTTCTTCAAGGATTCGATCATCCTGGCCACCGGCGCCACCGGTACCGGCAAGACCCTGCTGGTGTCCAAATTCATTGAAGACGCCTGTCGGAACAAGGAGCGGGCGATCCTCTTCGCCTACGAGGAGTCCCGGGCCCAGTTGCTGCGCAACGGCACGAGCTGGGGCATCGACTTTGAGCAGATGGAGCAGGACGGGTGGCTGAAGATCATCTGCGCCTACCCCGAATCCACCGGGCTGGAGGATCACCTCCAGATCATCAAGACGGAGATCAGCCAGTTCAAGCCATCCCGGATGGCCATCGACTCCCTCTCAGCTCTGGCCCGGGGTGTGAGCCATAACGCCTTCCGGCAGTTCGTGATCGGCGTGACCGGTTACGCCAAGCAGGAGGAGATCGCCGGCTTCTTTACGAACACCTCCGAGGAGTTCATGGGCAGCCACTCGATCACCGATTCCCACATCTCCACGATCACCGACACGATCCTGCTGCTGCAGTACGTGGAGATCCGTGGGGAGATGGCCCGGGCCCTCAACGTGTTCAAGATGCGCGGCTCCTGGCACGACAAGGGCATCCGCGAGTTTGTGATCACCGGCAATGGTCCGCAGATCAAGGATTCCTTCTCCAACTTCGAGCGGATCATTTCCGGCGTGCCCCATCGGGTGACCACCGACGAGCGCAGCGAACTGTCCCGTATCGCCCGCGGCGTCTCCAGCGACGACTAA
- the rpmA gene encoding 50S ribosomal protein L27, translated as MAHKKGTGSTRNGRDSNAKRLGVKAYGGETVTAGSILIRQRGTSVLPGVNVGIGKDDTLFALTAGVVKFETIRRGLRNRKRINITA; from the coding sequence ATGGCTCATAAGAAAGGCACAGGCTCCACACGCAACGGTCGCGATTCCAACGCCAAGCGCCTTGGCGTGAAGGCCTACGGCGGCGAAACCGTCACCGCTGGTTCCATCCTCATCCGTCAGCGCGGCACCTCGGTGCTGCCCGGCGTCAACGTGGGCATCGGCAAGGACGACACCCTGTTCGCCCTCACCGCTGGTGTGGTGAAGTTCGAGACCATCCGCCGCGGCCTGCGCAACCGCAAGCGGATCAACATCACCGCCTGA
- the truB gene encoding tRNA pseudouridine(55) synthase TruB, translating into MDGPFGFVVIDKPAGLTSHSCVSRLRRCYGLKRVGHGGTLDPAVTGVLPIALGPATRLLPYLPGEKTYRGVIQLGRVTSSDDLEGELLRQAPWPDLQLEELESALNRFRGPIQQRPPQVSAVHVDGERAHARARRGEQMDLPPRPVTIHRLELLHWDTRQGQLTLEVHCSTGTYIRALARDLGEQLGCGGCLAQLRRTQALGFLESQAQALPKADTTPPPPLSPLLALEHLPRRQLNGSEEADWRCGRRLSLEPGPGNAVVVCNADGSMAGIGLRQEHDQLQPKVVFDASG; encoded by the coding sequence TTGGACGGCCCCTTCGGCTTCGTGGTGATCGACAAACCCGCCGGGCTCACCTCCCACAGCTGCGTCAGCCGTCTACGGCGCTGCTATGGCCTCAAACGGGTGGGCCACGGCGGCACCCTGGACCCTGCGGTGACGGGGGTTCTGCCGATCGCCCTGGGCCCCGCCACACGCCTGCTGCCCTACCTCCCCGGTGAGAAGACCTACCGGGGGGTGATCCAGCTGGGGCGCGTCACCAGCAGCGACGACCTGGAGGGGGAGCTGCTGCGCCAGGCCCCCTGGCCTGACCTTCAGCTCGAGGAGCTGGAGAGCGCCTTGAACCGGTTCCGTGGCCCGATCCAGCAACGCCCGCCCCAGGTGTCCGCCGTGCATGTGGACGGCGAACGGGCCCACGCCCGCGCCCGAAGAGGAGAGCAGATGGACCTGCCTCCACGGCCGGTGACCATCCACCGCCTGGAGCTGCTGCACTGGGACACCCGCCAGGGACAGCTGACCCTGGAGGTGCACTGCTCCACTGGCACCTACATCCGTGCCCTCGCTCGCGATCTTGGCGAGCAGCTGGGCTGCGGCGGCTGCCTGGCCCAGCTGCGCCGCACCCAGGCCCTCGGCTTCCTCGAGTCCCAGGCCCAAGCGCTGCCGAAGGCGGACACCACACCTCCGCCACCTCTCTCCCCTCTGCTCGCCCTGGAGCATCTGCCCCGCCGCCAGCTCAACGGCAGCGAGGAGGCCGACTGGCGCTGCGGCCGTCGACTGAGCCTGGAGCCGGGTCCAGGCAACGCCGTGGTGGTCTGCAACGCCGACGGCAGCATGGCGGGCATCGGGCTGCGCCAGGAGCACGATCAACTCCAACCGAAGGTGGTGTTTGATGCGAGCGGCTGA